The sequence ACAAATCCCCTCagcatctgacagttcctggcCAAGAAAAGCACTGTGCTCAagcaaaaagttatttatttcttCTTTCCCAAGTTTAAGGGGGTCCTCAAGAGCGCAACATCAAGATGGCCATCACGGTCCTGGAAAAATCCTTCTACCATCACATGAAGGCATGTGAATGTGTGTTAGATTGCTGGGGAATTACTTCCACAACAAGAtatttggatttgaaatatGTCTTGtgtgacaccagtcctggaTCTTTTCTGACACACACGATGCAAAAACCGTAGACCTATGTTTCCATTGCAGGACATATCTCAACACAACTGTCCGTAAGGCGAATTCCATACCATCCAGCCCAGAACTTTGTGTCCTTACCCCCATGGACAAAGCGGACGTATCTGACTCCTGGCCCATAGTTGCGGAACACGTGTGttatctgaaaaaataaaaataaaaccgtgTACTGTAATTTCCGTGAACCATCCATCATCAACTGATTCATAGTTGTGTGTTCATACCTGTGTCCATTTACCATCGTTCCATTGCTGAAAATAAATCACCTCAGGGGAAAAGGTCTTAATTGGCTTCTTCTTTCGATTGAGTAGCTCCACGTGGATCTTGTATTCACAGCCACAGTCCCATCGTGGGGCGTACCTGCAGCACAACAACCGTCATGCAATACCAAAAAGGGGCAGGCTGAAGTCCACGGTGCCACTTGTCTTACTAATTATTACATTGAAAAACAGTTTGTAGACATCCACCATTTACATTTCTTTCAATGGTTGATTCAAAAAGTGACACTAGATTGATTACATCTGGAAATATATTTCGCAAGGCCATTTCCAAACTTAATTTCTACACacgtgaattattttttttatttcatatttgcaATGGTGAAATTGAGTTTTTTGTTAGCTCTAAGCTATAATAATCTAAATTATacatccataaaaaaaattatcaattCGGTGTCCAGTGAAAGTTTCACTTTTTAATAGAACTACTgaaattaattaactcattcactcccagccattttcactgaagcaaccccattcGCTCCCGACGGTtctattggattttgactgattttgcaaggcccacataatgttgtgtttgattgctataaaaacatggtacctaccaaaagaaaagttagtctcttatttcatcagggaaatgtgtttttctctgtttccattttgcagcaattagcattagaatatagctaactttCATCAATATTtccattcctggtgaaaaccttgtcaaaaagagcttgttgcaacaaggccctggttgatctcttatactatgctgccacctgctggccgtttcccccccccctctctctctttttttttttttttttttaaataactgccattgctttaagccacctctttgtgtcagaagctgtatcaaagccttctgtgtgtccttgcataaaaaaacaaaaaacaaaaacgtatttacacatttttgggagtgaaggacaaagtataaaaaaacttatttacatgttttggggtttgaatgagttaaaagttgtACACTTTACAATTACTTTACATGGCAGTAAATACAATTACTGCCTTTGAGTATTTCCTCTCACCAATCCGATATtttgatgtctggctgaaagtGATCCATAAATTGTGCGTTGTATCCTTCGGACTCCAAATTAATAAGCTGGGACTTGCTGCACATGCTGGagaaaaatcaaatgaaatggtCACATTATGGAAAATGCCATCACGATATGTTTTCACAAAATACTTACCCATATGAAGTCACAAAGTTGGTCTTGATGGTTTCATTTGGATGCGCCACCAAGACATCATCTACTTTCCAGTGGTCACCACTGTTCTCCAATATCTGCCAACCTGTCATTTGAGCTGGAAAGACAAAAGATCACCAATGTGATGAAAACAAACCCAGCGTAGCAACGCCGGCGTCCCTCCTTTCCCAACCTTCAGCCCGCGGGTTCTTGAGAAGATTCCGTCGCTTCTTgcacaaaaagtaaaataacCTCCAGTCTTGGGGTACTCTGGAATCATTGTGGAGGTGATAGCCTTCTCTCCTGCATCTGTCTCTCCATAAGGACTGGCTGTCAGCAATGTCTTTCCATTGACGGCACACTAACCGACAAATTAAGACCACCTGCTCAGGGGGGAGATTCAAGAAGATCTCTTCGAGTACCTCCAGAGGAACAGAGTTCTGATAAGAAAAGAGCAGAGATATATAATGAAACTTGTTGAAAAGCATTTATTCACAAAGTTCCAAATATGGCTGGCCCTCACCATAGCCACCAGTGTACTttctaaataactaaatacattCATATGCCAGCTCAAACAGACACAGACTAGCTAACCTGAACAAGCTAACAAGCTAACTCTACACTCTCATTCCATGACTCCCACATTACTCATCTGGCCAGTCCCAGTTTGTTGAAGCCACGCACATTCCAATTCGTATTATACTAGTGTAGAACGTTAGTATAGCGACCCcagtggacaaaaataataactgCACCTCACATGCGTATTTTGATATTACATAATATGGTCTCTACTTTGTGTTTCCTTCTATTGAGGAGGCTTCTGGGATGtaattcccacaataaataaataaagatattaACTAACTGACATGAATTCAGGCATATATTTTTCACTTGCAAAAAGCATCTGTGGCTCAATTGTGACATTTTGGGAACCATTGTACATTACCCAAATCCACACGATATTTTTCTTTAtctattatacattttccattacatttctttcattttaattaattcccCCCAAAATACCCTAGCATCAGTttatcagcattcccacattttCTAGCTTCAATTTAGATAATTGCGCCCCTGTGAAAGTTACGGACATCATACGGATGGAAAGGCATAAGCATATGTAAACAACTAAATGTTGCATTCACCGAGAAATACAACATAAAACTATATGGaacaaaactggaaaaaaaatacaccacaaAGCAGCTGCCTAATCGCAATCTAAGTCTCTATACAAGAGGCCCAATGGGAAGTTATGTTGTATGAAGCTGCACCAAATCTACCTCTGACATGGCAGGAACAAAACACGGTCGCTGAATGGAAGTGACGGAGTCAGAGCTCTGTGTTGCACCCATTTATATCCAGTTCACGCCGCATGGACGACGTCTTTGAAGTCAACCCAAAGCTGTATGGTATAATTTAGTTCCACAACAAACTCGACGCGGAAGTTCAACTCGAAGTAAACGCTGTTGTTAAGGTAAAGTAAATGTAGCTAAAGTACGCTATTGCGTGTCGCTGTACACTCAGAAAATGCCTTGAAATGTAGTTTCAACGGACGGTGATTGTTATATTCGGTGAAGATTCTTCAAGTATCAAAACGAAACCGAGAAGTCGTTCTTTGCGTTCAGTCAGTAACGTGCCATTGCTTTTAGGACCAGAGCTACGCGGAAGTCGGGGCCGAAGCCGAAACCTTAAGCATTTGAAGCATTGCAGCTAAACTCCGCCCGCCCGgtagacaaaataaaacatttggagCACAGCTTTAAAATCCCTTTTTTCCGGTGTGTCATCTAGTGGGCGTTTCTTTGTGGAATCCTGGTGGGAAACAACGTGTTTCACTTTaccagaaaactttttttttttctcccccaacagTACTGTACTTACTGTAAGTGTCGTGATGGCAATTtgcataatgattttttttttttttattaagtcgTTTTACAAATCAATTTGGCACTATGAATATTTATTCTCCTTATTCAACATGAAATATGTCGTGGAAAatgattgtgtttattttattttattttattttatactgtaTTCGATTATAAAATCCCCGAATGTAAACACTAAACAGATAAACGACCTATGGATCGCCCTCCAATGTAGTAATAACCCGAAAATGTAATAACATTTGTACATAACacgataaaaaaatgtaataaaacccaataatgtgattaaaaaaaaaaacattttcaagaaaTTATTGCATAACGACAACAGAACTATGATGTAACAGTGCACTCAATATGCATTTgattgaacattaaaaaaataaaataaaagaaatacagGTACATTTAAACTCTTAACACTTAGCACTCCCAGAAGTCTTTGCGGCAGATCAGGTCTAATCAAGTGGGCGGAGCTTCAATTGATAAACTCTCTGCAAAGTTGGTTTAACACTAAATAAACTCTTGTCAAATAACTCCAGCAATGACCTCCATTTAAATCAGCAgtgttaaaaatacactttgggAGTTGACACCaaaattttaacactcaaatttttgCTGTGAATGTATACAACAATCTTAGattctcaaaacacaaaatgtctaacttttAACTGAAGATGAAATAAATCTCCAATGATGTAATAAGGTGTTATATAATCtgtaaaaatattacaatatcgTCAGGATTTTTTATTACGGTATTGGTGAAATTgagtttttattacattttttgagTTAAGTGTAAATGTTATCACATTTTCAGGCAAGTATTattttcaggaaattattacattatagcCAGTGTAAGTGGATCAATTGCCTATacgtcattcaaaaaaaaaaaacatcaaattaatCAAACACGACACCAGTTGCCTCATTGGTTCAATCTTTGCGGATTACCATGACCCAGATGACCGAGAAACTGCTCAAACTCAAGGAAATCATTTTTAGTGAGCACACTGCACAGTAGTTTTTGATTGATATTATGACACCAAGTTAAGAA is a genomic window of Festucalex cinctus isolate MCC-2025b chromosome 2, RoL_Fcin_1.0, whole genome shotgun sequence containing:
- the LOC144013727 gene encoding F-box only protein 6-like isoform X2; this translates as MNVFSYLESTLVAMNSVPLEVLEEIFLNLPPEQVVLICRLVCRQWKDIADSQSLWRDRCRREGYHLHNDSRVPQDWRLFYFLCKKRRNLLKNPRAEAQMTGWQILENSGDHWKVDDVLVAHPNETIKTNFVTSYGMCSKSQLINLESEGYNAQFMDHFQPDIKISDWYAPRWDCGCEYKIHVELLNRKKKPIKTFSPEVIYFQQWNDGKWTQITHVFRNYGPGVRYVRFVHGGKDTKFWAGWYGIRLTDSCVEICPAMET
- the LOC144013727 gene encoding F-box only protein 6-like isoform X1, whose translation is MGATQSSDSVTSIQRPCFVPAMSENSVPLEVLEEIFLNLPPEQVVLICRLVCRQWKDIADSQSLWRDRCRREGYHLHNDSRVPQDWRLFYFLCKKRRNLLKNPRAEAQMTGWQILENSGDHWKVDDVLVAHPNETIKTNFVTSYGMCSKSQLINLESEGYNAQFMDHFQPDIKISDWYAPRWDCGCEYKIHVELLNRKKKPIKTFSPEVIYFQQWNDGKWTQITHVFRNYGPGVRYVRFVHGGKDTKFWAGWYGIRLTDSCVEICPAMET